The Filimonas lacunae genomic sequence GCGCTTTAGAAACAGCAGCACGAACGACAAAAGAATGAACAAAACATACATGAATTGGAGCGGTGGCAAAGATTCTTCTTTATGCCTGTTACAAGTGTTACGGAACAAACAATACCACGTAGGCACACTGCTTACCAGTGTTAATGCCACACACGATCGCATCTCTATGCACGGCGTTCGCAGAAGCCTGCTTATGCAGCAGGCCCGGGCCATGAACCTTCCCCTGACCACTATTGAATTGCCGGAACAGCCTTCTATGGAAACATACGAAGCTATATTAATGGAGAAGATACACCAGCTGCAACACGATCGATATACACATGCTTTGTTTGGAGACATTTTCCTGGAAGACTTAAAACAATACCGCGAAGCACAATTGGCCCGTGCAGGCATCACAGGCGTTTTTCCTTTATGGAAAAGAGATACACGCGAGTTGATGCAGGAGTTTATACAAGCAGGCTTCAAGGCCATAGTAGTTTGTGTGAACGAACAATACCTTGACAAAAACTTCTGTGGACGAATGATAGATGAATCATTTGTACGTGATCTGCCACCCCATGTGGATATATGTGGCGAAAACGGAGAATATCATTCTTTTGTATTTGACGGGCCATTGTTTATGCATCCAATAACCTGCACCCTTGGCGAAACCGTATATCGCCAATACCCAGCCCCTGAATCAGACAATAATACCACCCAACAGTATGGCTTTTACTTTTGCGATCTTTTGCCAGCTGAATAAACATTAAGGTTTGTAGTAGCGAACGGTGAAATTGAAAGTATTTATCGCTGGTAAATCCATCCGACCCTAACGCTTTTTATACTGCTTAAATAACCATTGCGGCACCTGGTTAGATAACAATAGCGGAATGGTAATCACATTGTGATCCAGCTGGGTATAAGTAGTAAAAAGCAACTGCCTGTTGTGTGGCATGGCTTCAAATAGCTGCCGGCTTCCGATGTATGGATTTTCATCGTCCTTTTGTCCATGAATTAACCATACAGGCTTAGTGCTAACAGCCGCAATATTAGAAAAATCAGGTACTGCCGCTACCGACACCATGGCTGCAAATAGTTCAGGCGCCAGGCTCATCAGGTTTTGCGCCGTAGAGCCCCCCATTGAATAGCCAACCAGGTAAATACGGGCGGGGTCAATATCTTTATATTCCTCCTGCACCTGTTTTATCAGTGCCAGTAACAACCATACATCTGAAGAAGGTATAGATACTAATGTATGACGCAAACTATCCTCCTGGTAGTTAGAAGAACGGGTAGTAAACTGCGGAGCCAGCACGTAAGCTTTATACTTCCACCTGATATCATCCCGTAACCATATACGGGCCATAGGCTCCAGCTGTTTTTCATTATCATCCCCTATCCGGGAAGAATTATGAAGCGTGATAATAAGCGGATATTTATTGTTAGCAGCTACATCAACAGGCGTCAAAAGCCGGTAGTGGAGCAAACTATCGTTCTGATAATAGGTTTGCTTTATATAGTCAGTGGCTGGTAAACTGTTTAAAGCGCTTCGGGTGCGGGCAGCTGTAAGGCTATCAGGCAAAGTGTTATCAATAGTAGTTCGCTGGGCCCAACCACTAAGGGAGAATATCATTGCTACAAACAATAAACAACTGTGTAAGGCTTTCATACGATTATAGTATTGAGTAGAAGCGGAAAGATAAGTGTTTTTAGTGTGCCCCCGGTTTACAAGGCATTTTTCGTTACTTTGCCATACATACCAGGTAGTATTTTATGAAAAAGTCAGAGGCTACACGATTCATGATTTTACAAAAGGCATTTGAGCTGATCTATTTAAAAGGCTATAAATCCACCAGTATTGACGACATAATAGCCACCACGCAGGTAACCAAGGGAGCTTTCTTTTATCACTTTAAAAGTAAAGACGAAATGGGGCTGGCCATTATCAATGAAATCATGACTCCCACCCTCACCAGCAGCTTTATAGAGCCTTTACAAAAAGAAGCGAATCCATTAGACGCCATTTACAAACTAATGTATCACCTGCTGATAAAAAATGATTTTTTAAAAGTAGAGTTTGGTTGCCCCGCCGCCAACTTCACACAGGAAATGACGCCCTGGAACGAAGAGTTTAGCAAAGCACTGGACAAGCTCACCAAAGAATGGACAAAGGTAATGGTAGACGTTATTGAAAAAGGGAAGAAAGACGGATTCATCAGGGCCGATGTCAACGCAAAACAAGTCACCTCTTTTGTAATGTCGGGCTACTGGGGTATCCGGAATTTTGGAAAACTGGAAAACAATAAAAGCGTTTACCAGCCTTATTTGAAAGAATTAAAAAACTACCTGCGCAGCCTGCAATAATTTTTTTCACCAAAAACATACCAATTAGTATGTAATTATTTTACTTTTACATTGCAGAAGTAAAATAACAATGTATCAACTACTCACTTTTCTCCACTCATTTGTTCGATGGCTGGTGGTAATAAGCCTGGCATATGCAGTGTACAGA encodes the following:
- a CDS encoding Dph6-related ATP pyrophosphatase, which encodes MNKTYMNWSGGKDSSLCLLQVLRNKQYHVGTLLTSVNATHDRISMHGVRRSLLMQQARAMNLPLTTIELPEQPSMETYEAILMEKIHQLQHDRYTHALFGDIFLEDLKQYREAQLARAGITGVFPLWKRDTRELMQEFIQAGFKAIVVCVNEQYLDKNFCGRMIDESFVRDLPPHVDICGENGEYHSFVFDGPLFMHPITCTLGETVYRQYPAPESDNNTTQQYGFYFCDLLPAE
- a CDS encoding TetR/AcrR family transcriptional regulator, whose amino-acid sequence is MKKSEATRFMILQKAFELIYLKGYKSTSIDDIIATTQVTKGAFFYHFKSKDEMGLAIINEIMTPTLTSSFIEPLQKEANPLDAIYKLMYHLLIKNDFLKVEFGCPAANFTQEMTPWNEEFSKALDKLTKEWTKVMVDVIEKGKKDGFIRADVNAKQVTSFVMSGYWGIRNFGKLENNKSVYQPYLKELKNYLRSLQ
- a CDS encoding carboxylesterase family protein, which translates into the protein MKALHSCLLFVAMIFSLSGWAQRTTIDNTLPDSLTAARTRSALNSLPATDYIKQTYYQNDSLLHYRLLTPVDVAANNKYPLIITLHNSSRIGDDNEKQLEPMARIWLRDDIRWKYKAYVLAPQFTTRSSNYQEDSLRHTLVSIPSSDVWLLLALIKQVQEEYKDIDPARIYLVGYSMGGSTAQNLMSLAPELFAAMVSVAAVPDFSNIAAVSTKPVWLIHGQKDDENPYIGSRQLFEAMPHNRQLLFTTYTQLDHNVITIPLLLSNQVPQWLFKQYKKR